Part of the bacterium genome is shown below.
CCTTCGCGGTCGCCCAGTTGGGCTTGGCGATATCCCGAAAACACAACCCCAGCGGCAGTCGGCGACTGCGCAGCAGCATGAAGGTGATCATAAAGCCGACGCTGTGGGCGATTCCCACCGCCAGCGCTGCGCCGCGCACTTCGAGGCGCGGCAACCCAAACCAGCCGAAGATCAATGACGGACACAACAACAGGTTGAGCAGGTTGATGGTGACGTTGACCATCATGGAATAGCGTGTCTCGCCGATGGCGCGAATGATGCCGACGGCGACAAAATTGGTGATCAGCAGCGGCGCGAACCAGGCCACCGTGCGCAGATAGGTTACGCCGGATTCACGCGCCAGCCGAGAGCCGCCCTCTTCAATCAATTTGAAAATATGGATGGCGCCCGAGTACCAGATCAAAGCGAACATAAACGCCATCAGCACGCCCATCATCATGGCCTGACCGAAGATATGGTTGGCCTGGCTGAAATCGCGCGCGCCCAGACGACGGTTGATGATCAGACTGGCGCCGACGACAAAGGTCAGAAGAATGGATAAAAACACCAAAATGACTTGAATGGCCATGCCCACGCCGGCAAAGGCGGATGCGCCCAGCCGGCCGATGAAAATGGCCTCAATCGTCCACATGATCGTCTGCGAGGACAGATCGATGACCGCCGGCAGCGAAGTCTTGAGGATGGTGGATATTTGCGATGGCTTATTCAATAAAAGCGTCTTCTTTCATTCCGGGGTATGCTCTGTCCCGGTGATCCGGTTGTCCGGACCCACGTGGACAATACGGACGCGCCAACCCTCAAGGTCGCGATCATCCGCCAGCGCATTGGCGATGATGATGATTCTGTCGCCTTTTTGCGCCCAGCGCGCCAGAGCGCCGTTGATGATGACCTGTCCGCTGTCCGGCGCGCCTTCGATAATGTAGGTTTCCGCGCGATAGCCATTGTTGATGTTCAGAACCTGCACCTGCTCGAACGGCTTGAGATCCGCCGCCAGCATCAGGGTTTTATCCAACGTCAAGCTACCCGGATAATCGAGGCAAGTATCGGTGACCGTCGCCCGGTGAATCTTGGCGCGGCACATGAAACGCAACACAGTTCAGCACTCCTTTTTATTCATGATAGATGTCCGACGGCGCCTTGATCCATTTCTTTTCTTTTTCCTTCATCCAGATGTGGGCCAGCCGCTGCAGCGCGGTAATATTGGAGAACACAGCGATGACCACAATCATATAGATCAGCCACTGTTCAGAGATCAGCGCCCCCACGCTGAGCAGGACGATGCGTTCGGGTCTTTGCATCAACCCCACCTTGCACTCAAAATCCAATCCCTCGGCGCGGGCCCGAATGTAACTGACCATCAGAGAACCGGCCAGGCCGATGAACACCAGCAAAGCCGCCTGCTGTGTTTCCGCCATGCCCTGTCCCATCTTGCCGATGAAATGATGGCCGATGCCGATGTAGACCATGATCTCGGCATAGCGGTCCAGGGTGGAGTCGTACAGGGCGCCGAATTTGGTTACCCGGTTCGAGGCGCGCGCCACAGAGCCGTCAAACATGTCGAACAGACCGCTGATCAAAAACAACAGTGCGCCGCGGACCAGGGCGCCCTGGGCGAAACTGACCGCAGAAAAAAAACTAAGAAAAAAAGAGATGGTGGTCAGCCAATTGGGATTGAGATGCAGCCGGACGCACAGACGGACCAACGGCGACATCAAACGCTTAAAACCGGGTTTGACAACCGGCGGGATCAATTCAATACTCATGCTCATCCCTTGTTTTTCGCGTTGCTTTTTCCACCTGCCGACTCAGCCCCTCGACGATGATGACGAATTCGCCTTTCAGCGGCAGGCCGGCCGCTTCCTCGATCAAGCGGGAAAGCGTACCGCGCAGCACCTGCTCGAACTTTTTAGTCAATTCCCTGGCGATGGCGGCCGGACGGTCGCCGCAGGCATGATATAAATCAGCCAGGGTGCGCTGCAAGCGATGGGGAGCTTCATAAAAGACCATGGTGCGCTGCTCTGCCTGCAGTTGCTGCAGCCGCTTTTGCCGGCCTTTTTTCACCGGCAAAAACCCTTCGAAGCTGAACCGTTCACAGGGCAAACCTGAAAGCAACAGAGCGGGAATCAAGGCCGTGGGACCTGGGACAGCGCAGACCGCCAGATTTTCCTGCAGTGCCGCACGAATGAGGTAAAAGGCCGGATCCGAGATGCCCGGGGTGCCGGCGTCTGTGATCAGCGCAATGGAAAGCCCCTGCTTGAGCCGCCGGATCAGATCCGGCGCAGCCCGATCCTCGTTAAAATCATGATAGCTGATCATCGCGGTGTTGATGCCGTAATGATCCAACAGGACACGGCTGGTGCGCGTATCCTCAGCCGCGATAAGATCCACGTGTTTGAGAACCGCAACCGCTCGATAGGTGATATCCGCCAGATTACCGATAGGGGTGCTGACTACATACAGGGTTGCGGCTGA
Proteins encoded:
- a CDS encoding aspartate 1-decarboxylase, whose amino-acid sequence is MLRFMCRAKIHRATVTDTCLDYPGSLTLDKTLMLAADLKPFEQVQVLNINNGYRAETYIIEGAPDSGQVIINGALARWAQKGDRIIIIANALADDRDLEGWRVRIVHVGPDNRITGTEHTPE
- the rsmI gene encoding 16S rRNA (cytidine(1402)-2'-O)-methyltransferase codes for the protein MEAALFNDEDPLATEKSLVSAATLYVVSTPIGNLADITYRAVAVLKHVDLIAAEDTRTSRVLLDHYGINTAMISYHDFNEDRAAPDLIRRLKQGLSIALITDAGTPGISDPAFYLIRAALQENLAVCAVPGPTALIPALLLSGLPCERFSFEGFLPVKKGRQKRLQQLQAEQRTMVFYEAPHRLQRTLADLYHACGDRPAAIARELTKKFEQVLRGTLSRLIEEAAGLPLKGEFVIIVEGLSRQVEKATRKTRDEHEY
- a CDS encoding MATE family efflux transporter: MNKPSQISTILKTSLPAVIDLSSQTIMWTIEAIFIGRLGASAFAGVGMAIQVILVFLSILLTFVVGASLIINRRLGARDFSQANHIFGQAMMMGVLMAFMFALIWYSGAIHIFKLIEEGGSRLARESGVTYLRTVAWFAPLLITNFVAVGIIRAIGETRYSMMVNVTINLLNLLLCPSLIFGWFGLPRLEVRGAALAVGIAHSVGFMITFMLLRSRRLPLGLCFRDIAKPNWATAKELFKSGMPTTIEQLTWALGQLVVTSYAATMGVIVLSTQTVLTRIQAVLSMVYMGFGLGAMSITGKHVGAAEKAMAIRMARLAHRVMAVFVLVIVSVMVCFSRTIVSVFTTDAATLDLGQKAIWIFAFAQIPKAINNVVSGNLRGVGELKWLMWNTILFVALLEIGLNYVAAFTLGWGLYGIWGIQSLDETIRLSLNFWRFHRGKWQHA
- a CDS encoding CDP-alcohol phosphatidyltransferase family protein; its protein translation is MSIELIPPVVKPGFKRLMSPLVRLCVRLHLNPNWLTTISFFLSFFSAVSFAQGALVRGALLFLISGLFDMFDGSVARASNRVTKFGALYDSTLDRYAEIMVYIGIGHHFIGKMGQGMAETQQAALLVFIGLAGSLMVSYIRARAEGLDFECKVGLMQRPERIVLLSVGALISEQWLIYMIVVIAVFSNITALQRLAHIWMKEKEKKWIKAPSDIYHE